From Streptomyces sp. TLI_105, the proteins below share one genomic window:
- a CDS encoding DUF456 domain-containing protein — translation MGVWQLLMIGTVMLLGLFGVLAPGVPGTWLVWAAMLWWALHERTDLAWILLASSTGLLLLTQVIVWQLPPRRLRGVGITRRMVTYAGVGAALGFVLIPVVGAIPGFVGGIYLSERLRLGGHGQARAATRTVMRAAGTSVLVELFACLLVVGAWAAAVIWG, via the coding sequence GTGGGTGTGTGGCAGCTCCTGATGATCGGGACGGTGATGCTGCTCGGCCTGTTCGGGGTGCTCGCGCCCGGCGTGCCGGGGACGTGGCTGGTGTGGGCGGCGATGCTCTGGTGGGCGCTGCACGAGCGCACGGACCTGGCCTGGATCCTGCTGGCCTCCTCGACCGGCCTGCTGCTCCTCACCCAGGTGATCGTCTGGCAGCTGCCGCCGCGCCGTCTCAGGGGCGTCGGCATCACCCGGCGCATGGTGACGTACGCGGGGGTGGGCGCCGCCCTGGGCTTCGTCCTGATCCCGGTGGTCGGCGCGATCCCCGGCTTCGTCGGCGGGATCTACCTCTCGGAGCGGCTCCGCCTCGGCGGCCACGGCCAGGCCAGGGCGGCGACCCGGACGGTGATGCGGGCGGCCGGCACGAGCGTGCTCGTCGAGCTCTTCGCCTGCCTGCTGGTCGTGGGCGCCTGGGCGGCCGCGGTGATCTGGGGCTGA
- a CDS encoding DNA-3-methyladenine glycosylase 2 family protein, with amino-acid sequence MRDDDTRYEAVSSRDARFDGEFFFAVRTTGIYCRPSCPAVTPKRQNVSFYPTAAAAQGHGFRACRRCRPDAVPGSAEWNVRADVVGRAMRMIGDGVVDREGVPGLAGRLGYSPRQVQRQLTAELGAGPVALARAQRAHTARLLLQTTGLPVTEIAFAAGFASVRQFNETIRAVYARTPTALRAEAGSGAGARTALAAGVPLRLAHRGPYAAGEVFDLLAAEAVPRVEEVVGAPGARTYRRTLRLPYGTGVVSVDERSGGRWLEARIHLTELRDLTTAVHRLRRLFDLDADPYAVAERLGAAPALAAEVAARPGVRSPGTAEPEEFALRTVLGAEESARLVALHGTPLATACGALTHVFPEPAALTEHPVAGPLARALADGAVRLDPGADRDEAERALLTVPGVTAEAAALIRMRALGDPDVPPRGAPEAEEWRPWRSYAARYLGASTP; translated from the coding sequence ATGAGGGACGACGACACCCGCTACGAGGCGGTCAGCAGCAGGGACGCGCGGTTCGACGGAGAGTTCTTCTTCGCCGTCCGGACCACCGGCATCTACTGCCGTCCCAGCTGCCCCGCCGTCACCCCCAAGCGGCAGAACGTCTCCTTCTACCCCACGGCCGCCGCCGCCCAGGGCCACGGCTTCCGTGCCTGCCGCCGCTGCCGGCCGGACGCCGTGCCCGGCTCCGCCGAGTGGAACGTCCGGGCCGACGTCGTGGGGCGCGCCATGCGGATGATCGGCGACGGCGTCGTCGACCGCGAGGGCGTGCCCGGCCTCGCCGGCCGGCTCGGCTACAGCCCCCGGCAGGTGCAGCGCCAGCTCACCGCCGAGCTGGGCGCCGGTCCGGTCGCACTGGCCCGCGCCCAGCGGGCGCACACCGCGCGGCTGCTGCTCCAGACCACGGGACTGCCCGTCACCGAGATCGCCTTCGCGGCCGGATTCGCCAGCGTCCGCCAGTTCAACGAGACGATCCGCGCCGTCTACGCCCGCACCCCCACCGCCCTGCGCGCCGAGGCGGGCAGCGGCGCGGGAGCCCGTACCGCGCTCGCCGCCGGGGTGCCGCTGCGGCTCGCCCACCGGGGGCCGTACGCGGCCGGCGAGGTCTTCGACCTGCTCGCCGCCGAGGCCGTGCCCCGGGTGGAGGAGGTCGTCGGCGCTCCCGGCGCCCGCACCTACCGGCGCACGCTCCGCCTCCCGTACGGCACCGGCGTCGTCTCCGTCGACGAGCGCTCCGGCGGGCGCTGGCTGGAGGCCCGGATCCACCTGACCGAGCTGCGCGACCTGACCACTGCCGTGCACCGGCTGCGCCGGCTCTTCGACCTGGACGCCGACCCGTACGCGGTCGCCGAGCGCCTCGGGGCGGCCCCCGCGCTCGCCGCCGAGGTGGCGGCCCGGCCGGGCGTGCGCTCCCCGGGCACGGCCGAGCCCGAGGAGTTCGCGCTGCGGACGGTCCTCGGCGCCGAGGAGTCGGCCCGCCTCGTCGCACTCCACGGCACCCCGCTGGCCACCGCCTGCGGAGCCCTCACCCATGTCTTCCCGGAGCCCGCCGCCCTGACGGAGCACCCCGTCGCGGGGCCGCTGGCCCGTGCCCTCGCCGACGGAGCCGTACGCCTCGACCCCGGCGCCGACCGCGACGAGGCCGAGCGCGCCCTGCTCACCGTCCCCGGCGTGACCGCCGAGGCCGCCGCGCTGATCCGGATGCGGGCCCTCGGCGACCCCGACGTGCCCCCGAGGGGCGCCCCGGAGGCGGAGGAGTGGCGTCCCTGGCGCTCCTACGCGGCGCGCTACCTGGGCGCGAGCACCCCCTAA
- a CDS encoding S8 family serine peptidase translates to MRPISRTALGAATAVALAVTAVAPSMADEPQDDTAGKRPLVGSEASARADDGTRTATVTLVTGDRVLVTRDAEGNPAATALPREDGTVPLVQTRRSGQDLYVYPEDATAALAAGRVDEELFNVTGLIRQGYDDAATTTLPLIAVYGSDLARSVPAAPRGARRGQVLKAVDGVALKAEKKQAATFWADIAAPAARSASGLKKLWLDRKVEATLEQSTRQIHAPEAWAAGYDGKGTKVAVLDTGADAEHPDLKGRIVASENFTDSDTTDDHQGHGTHTISTVGGSGAASGGKKKGVAPGADLLNGKVLNDSGSGAASWIIAGMEWAVAQGADVVSMSLGSPVPTDCTDPMSVAAEELARNEGTLFVIAAGNSGPALDTVSSPGCAPGVLTVGATDRDDSTAWFSSRGPTIVNHTLKPEIAAPGVGISAAAAGGRGVYAYQSMSGTSMATPHVAGAAAIVKQRHPDWTAQQVKSALVASADSAVPGDVREVGGGRLDVKAAIDQTVLGAPAVQGGTFAWPQGKSDRTTVSVPYTNTSDAPVTLNLAVEKVTGNDGSAVRSTVARLGKRTVTVPAGATVEVPLDLDPDARLERAQYGDVTGRVVATGEGGVHVSTPFSLYVEPETVTLRVKLIDRQGAPASGASSLDVIGTDDATGERRFNDGAADQVYRLRPGSYFLSSFVTTPDAGEGATLNDSLSYLGRPQVELKKDTTVVLDARKAHKLSVSTDRASELRGATLAFARSWDDFWLHAGTAAGPRTIRGYYASVEGAADEGDFEFGSYWRAAAPQVTSLRTNDGLTLHPLTASTGSDNLDGTGSARLVDAGTGTPDELKAAGVQGRIALVRLPDDSTNASTLARNAKAAGAVAVVTYHQAPGRWYPAGGFTGLGLPVLSVPSTEATALLGKLAAGEVALDWRATAKSPYLYNLAFPETGAIRDDKDYRVRDSRLGRTESTYGSAGVTTDFTDFPAAYRPNGVGVSFGSLETVPAPGTRTEYYSAGDTAWQQMVNSSFPFGELMIGARHAYTPGEKRTEKWYDGVIAPTAPRDTTGKPVLVSERQGNLIGFADAMWGDRTHHAEPGSFGDIGNLRLSRDGELLGESSWPSGVFEVPAEAGTYTLEQNTMKIGSKVWARSTSVNSVWKFTSKLDESVYSQGIPILFPRYDLPEDGLKTLTATDGQHIGLTATGHAGYTPAALTSVKLSYSYDGGTTWTEARVSQQGGGWTATVNHAGATGKQVTLKAELTDADGNSVTQTVVRAYDVR, encoded by the coding sequence ATGCGCCCGATTTCGCGTACGGCCCTGGGGGCGGCGACCGCCGTCGCCCTGGCCGTCACCGCGGTCGCGCCGTCCATGGCCGATGAGCCGCAGGACGACACGGCCGGCAAGCGACCGCTGGTCGGCAGCGAGGCCTCGGCCCGCGCCGACGACGGAACCAGGACCGCCACGGTGACCCTGGTCACCGGCGACCGCGTCCTGGTCACCCGGGACGCCGAAGGGAACCCGGCGGCCACGGCCCTGCCCCGCGAGGACGGGACGGTCCCGCTGGTCCAGACCCGCCGCTCCGGACAGGACCTGTACGTCTACCCCGAGGACGCCACCGCCGCGCTCGCCGCCGGACGCGTCGACGAGGAACTCTTCAACGTCACCGGCCTGATCCGCCAGGGCTACGACGACGCCGCCACCACCACGCTGCCCCTCATCGCCGTCTACGGCTCCGACCTCGCCCGCTCCGTCCCCGCCGCCCCCCGCGGCGCCCGGCGCGGCCAGGTCCTCAAGGCCGTCGACGGCGTCGCGCTCAAGGCGGAGAAGAAGCAGGCCGCCACCTTCTGGGCCGACATCGCCGCCCCGGCCGCCCGCTCCGCCTCCGGCCTGAAGAAGCTCTGGCTCGACCGCAAGGTCGAGGCCACCCTGGAGCAGTCGACCCGGCAGATCCACGCCCCCGAGGCCTGGGCCGCCGGCTACGACGGCAAGGGCACCAAGGTCGCCGTCCTCGACACCGGCGCCGACGCCGAGCACCCCGACCTCAAGGGCCGCATCGTCGCCTCGGAGAACTTCACCGACTCCGACACCACCGACGACCACCAGGGCCACGGCACCCACACCATCTCCACCGTCGGCGGCTCCGGCGCCGCGAGCGGCGGAAAGAAGAAGGGCGTCGCCCCCGGCGCGGACCTCCTCAACGGCAAGGTCCTCAACGACTCCGGCTCCGGCGCCGCCTCCTGGATCATCGCGGGCATGGAATGGGCCGTCGCGCAGGGCGCCGACGTCGTCTCCATGAGCCTCGGCAGCCCCGTACCCACCGACTGCACCGACCCGATGAGCGTCGCGGCCGAGGAACTCGCCCGGAACGAGGGCACGCTGTTCGTCATCGCCGCCGGCAACTCGGGCCCCGCGCTCGACACCGTCTCCTCGCCCGGCTGCGCGCCCGGCGTGCTCACCGTCGGCGCCACCGACCGCGACGACTCCACCGCGTGGTTCTCCAGCCGCGGCCCGACGATCGTGAACCACACCCTCAAGCCCGAGATCGCCGCGCCCGGCGTCGGCATCTCCGCCGCGGCGGCCGGCGGCCGGGGCGTCTACGCCTACCAGTCCATGTCCGGTACGTCGATGGCCACCCCGCACGTCGCGGGCGCCGCCGCCATCGTCAAGCAGCGCCATCCCGACTGGACCGCCCAGCAGGTCAAGTCCGCGCTCGTCGCCTCCGCCGACAGCGCGGTCCCCGGCGACGTCCGCGAGGTCGGCGGCGGCCGCCTCGACGTCAAGGCCGCGATCGACCAGACGGTCCTCGGCGCCCCCGCCGTCCAGGGCGGCACCTTCGCCTGGCCGCAGGGCAAGAGCGACCGCACCACGGTCTCCGTGCCGTACACCAACACCTCCGACGCACCGGTCACCCTGAACCTCGCCGTCGAGAAGGTCACCGGCAACGACGGCTCCGCCGTCCGGTCGACCGTCGCCCGCCTCGGCAAGCGCACCGTCACCGTCCCGGCCGGCGCCACCGTCGAGGTCCCGCTCGACCTCGACCCCGACGCCCGCCTGGAGCGCGCCCAGTACGGCGACGTCACCGGCCGCGTCGTCGCCACCGGTGAGGGCGGCGTCCACGTCTCCACCCCGTTCTCGCTGTACGTGGAGCCCGAGACCGTCACCCTGCGCGTCAAGCTGATCGACCGTCAGGGGGCGCCCGCCTCCGGCGCCTCCTCCCTCGATGTCATCGGCACCGACGACGCCACCGGCGAGCGCCGCTTCAACGACGGGGCCGCCGACCAGGTCTACCGCCTGCGCCCCGGCAGCTACTTCCTCTCCTCCTTCGTCACCACGCCCGACGCGGGCGAGGGCGCCACGCTGAACGACTCGCTCAGCTACCTCGGCCGCCCGCAGGTGGAGCTGAAGAAGGACACCACGGTCGTCCTCGACGCCCGCAAGGCCCACAAGCTGTCGGTGAGCACCGACCGGGCCTCCGAACTCCGCGGCGCCACCCTCGCGTTCGCCCGCTCCTGGGACGACTTCTGGCTGCACGCCGGAACCGCCGCGGGACCGCGCACCATCCGCGGCTACTACGCCTCGGTCGAAGGCGCGGCCGACGAGGGCGACTTCGAGTTCGGCAGCTACTGGCGGGCCGCCGCCCCGCAGGTCACCTCGCTGCGCACGAACGACGGCCTGACCCTCCACCCCCTCACCGCCTCCACCGGCTCCGACAACCTCGACGGCACCGGCTCCGCCCGCCTCGTCGACGCCGGAACGGGCACGCCGGACGAGCTCAAGGCCGCCGGGGTCCAGGGCCGCATCGCCCTCGTCCGACTCCCGGACGACTCCACCAACGCGAGCACCCTCGCCCGCAACGCCAAGGCCGCCGGCGCCGTCGCCGTCGTCACGTACCACCAGGCCCCCGGCCGCTGGTACCCGGCCGGAGGCTTCACCGGCCTCGGCCTCCCCGTCCTCTCCGTCCCCTCCACGGAGGCCACCGCGCTCCTCGGCAAGCTGGCGGCCGGCGAGGTCGCCCTCGACTGGCGGGCCACCGCGAAGAGCCCCTACCTCTACAACCTCGCCTTCCCCGAGACCGGCGCGATCCGCGACGACAAGGACTACCGGGTCCGCGACTCCCGGCTGGGCCGCACCGAATCGACCTACGGCTCGGCCGGCGTCACCACGGACTTCACGGACTTCCCGGCCGCCTACCGCCCGAACGGCGTCGGCGTCTCCTTCGGCTCGCTCGAGACCGTCCCGGCGCCCGGCACCCGCACCGAGTACTACTCCGCCGGTGACACCGCCTGGCAGCAGATGGTCAACAGCAGCTTCCCGTTCGGGGAGCTCATGATCGGCGCCCGGCACGCGTACACGCCCGGCGAGAAGCGCACCGAGAAGTGGTACGACGGCGTCATCGCCCCCACGGCGCCGCGCGACACCACCGGGAAGCCGGTCCTCGTCTCCGAGCGGCAGGGCAACCTCATCGGCTTCGCCGACGCCATGTGGGGCGACCGCACCCACCACGCCGAGCCCGGCTCCTTCGGCGACATCGGCAACCTGCGCCTGAGCCGCGACGGCGAGCTCCTCGGCGAGAGCAGCTGGCCGTCCGGCGTCTTCGAGGTGCCCGCCGAAGCCGGTACGTACACGCTCGAACAGAACACCATGAAGATCGGCAGCAAGGTGTGGGCCCGCTCCACGTCCGTCAACTCGGTGTGGAAATTCACCTCCAAGCTCGATGAGAGCGTCTATTCTCAGGGCATCCCGATTCTCTTCCCCCGGTACGACCTTCCGGAGGACGGACTCAAGACCCTCACCGCGACCGACGGCCAGCACATCGGCCTCACCGCGACCGGTCACGCGGGCTACACCCCCGCGGCGCTCACCTCGGTGAAGCTCTCGTACTCCTACGACGGCGGTACGACCTGGACCGAAGCGCGGGTCTCTCAGCAGGGCGGCGGCTGGACCGCGACCGTGAACCACGCGGGCGCGACCGGCAAGCAGGTCACCCTGAAGGCCGAACTGACGGACGCCGACGGCAACTCCGTCACCCAGACCGTGGTCCGCGCTTACGACGTGCGCTGA
- a CDS encoding LuxR family transcriptional regulator, whose product MLGAIGLDERQESAYRALVALGAAEVTDLAHRLALPEQDTERALRRLESQGLAAQSSARTGRWVAAPPGVALGALLTQQRHELEQAELAAKLLAEEYRAEAAEAAVHDLVEVVVGASAVTHRFLQLQLGAQEEVCALVTGKPIAVSGLENHAEEQAAGRGVRYRVVIEREVLTLPSGLLELSAALGREERIRVADRVPTKLVVADRSLAMVPLTGRGAEPAAIVVHASGLLESLMGLFESVWREALPLRLGAGAQITEDEAPGPDAMDLEILSLLLAGMTDASVAKQLDLGLRTVQRRVKGLMELTGVTTRLQLGWHAYEKGWVARG is encoded by the coding sequence ATGCTGGGAGCGATAGGGCTCGACGAACGTCAGGAGTCCGCGTACCGCGCCCTGGTCGCGCTGGGCGCGGCCGAGGTCACCGATCTCGCGCACCGGCTCGCGCTGCCCGAGCAGGACACCGAGCGGGCGCTGCGCCGTCTGGAGTCGCAGGGGCTCGCGGCCCAGTCCTCGGCCCGCACCGGCCGGTGGGTCGCGGCGCCGCCCGGGGTCGCGCTCGGCGCGCTGCTCACCCAGCAGCGGCACGAGCTGGAGCAGGCCGAACTGGCGGCCAAGCTGCTCGCCGAGGAGTACCGGGCGGAGGCCGCGGAGGCGGCCGTGCACGACCTGGTGGAGGTCGTGGTCGGCGCGAGCGCGGTGACCCATCGCTTCCTCCAGCTCCAGCTGGGCGCCCAGGAGGAGGTCTGCGCCCTGGTGACGGGCAAGCCGATCGCGGTCTCCGGTCTGGAGAACCACGCCGAGGAGCAGGCTGCCGGGCGCGGGGTCCGCTACCGGGTGGTGATCGAGCGCGAGGTGCTCACGCTCCCGTCGGGGCTGCTCGAACTCTCCGCGGCGCTCGGCCGCGAGGAGCGGATCCGGGTCGCCGACCGGGTCCCCACGAAGCTGGTCGTCGCCGACCGGTCCCTGGCCATGGTCCCGCTGACCGGCCGGGGCGCCGAGCCGGCGGCGATCGTCGTGCACGCGAGCGGGCTCCTCGAATCGCTGATGGGCCTCTTCGAGTCGGTGTGGCGGGAGGCGCTGCCGCTGCGGCTCGGGGCGGGCGCGCAGATCACGGAGGACGAGGCGCCGGGCCCGGACGCGATGGACCTGGAGATCCTGTCGCTGCTGCTCGCCGGGATGACGGACGCGAGCGTGGCCAAGCAGCTGGATCTGGGGCTGCGGACCGTGCAGCGGCGGGTGAAGGGGCTGATGGAGCTGACGGGGGTGACGACCCGGCTGCAGCTGGGCTGGCACGCCTACGAGAAGGGCTGGGTCGCCCGCGGCTGA